Proteins encoded by one window of Halomonas chromatireducens:
- the parE gene encoding DNA topoisomerase IV subunit B, producing MTQYSASSIEVLSGLDPVRKRPGMYTDTTRPNHLIQEVIDNSVDEALEGHAREVTVRLLEDGGIEVSDDGRGMPIDMHPEHGVTGIELILTRLHAGGKFSQSSYRFSGGLHGVGVSVVNALSRRLEVEVLRDGSRHAMAFEHGEKVSELAVTGSVAKRVTGTIVRFWPDLTYFDSPRLAMGRLQHLLRAKAVLCPGLKVTLVEADGAESVWQYEDGLRDYLAQATDGYEVLPASPLIGHFADDEQAVDWAIQWLPEGGEPLMESYVNLIPTPQGGTHVNGLRSGLLDALREFCEYRSLLPRGVKLTADDLWERVSYVLSVKMLDPQFAGQTKERLSSRTVAAFVAGVVKDAFSLWLNHHVDQAEALAELVINAAQRRQKSAKKVARKKVTSGPALPGKLADCSGQDPAQGELFLVEGDSAGGSAKQARNRETQAILPLRGKILNTWEVESHDIYGSQEVHDIAVAVGMDPGSDDLSKLRYHKICILADADSDGLHIATLLCALFVRHFPTLVDAGHVYVAMPPLYRIDLGKEVHYALDESEKAAILRRLEGKRGTVNVQRFKGLGEMSPLQLRETTMAVETRRLVQLTREVGDGTMEMMDMLLAKKRAGDRKSWLEDYGNLADIEV from the coding sequence ATGACACAGTACAGCGCCAGCTCAATCGAAGTACTCTCCGGCCTCGACCCGGTGCGCAAGCGCCCCGGCATGTATACCGACACTACCCGCCCCAACCACCTGATCCAGGAAGTGATCGACAACAGCGTCGACGAGGCGCTGGAGGGGCATGCCCGGGAAGTGACCGTTCGGCTGCTGGAGGATGGCGGCATCGAGGTCAGCGACGATGGCCGCGGTATGCCCATCGACATGCATCCCGAACACGGCGTCACGGGGATCGAACTGATCCTGACCCGGCTCCATGCCGGCGGCAAGTTCTCTCAGTCCAGCTACCGTTTCTCCGGTGGCCTGCACGGGGTCGGGGTCTCGGTGGTCAATGCCCTGTCGCGCCGCCTTGAAGTCGAGGTGCTGCGCGACGGCAGCCGGCACGCCATGGCCTTCGAGCATGGCGAGAAGGTGTCTGAGCTGGCGGTGACAGGCAGCGTGGCCAAGCGGGTCACGGGTACCATCGTGCGCTTCTGGCCCGACCTCACCTATTTCGACAGCCCCCGACTGGCCATGGGCCGGCTCCAGCACCTGCTGCGGGCCAAGGCAGTGCTCTGCCCGGGGCTGAAGGTCACCCTGGTCGAGGCCGACGGTGCCGAGAGCGTCTGGCAGTACGAGGATGGCCTGCGCGACTACCTGGCCCAGGCCACCGATGGCTACGAGGTGCTGCCGGCCTCGCCGCTGATCGGCCATTTCGCCGACGACGAGCAGGCGGTGGACTGGGCGATCCAGTGGCTGCCCGAGGGCGGCGAGCCACTGATGGAAAGCTACGTCAACCTGATCCCCACGCCCCAGGGTGGCACCCACGTCAATGGCCTGCGTTCAGGGCTGCTCGATGCCCTGCGCGAGTTCTGCGAATACCGCAGCCTGCTGCCGCGGGGCGTCAAGCTCACCGCCGACGATCTCTGGGAGCGCGTCTCCTACGTGCTGTCGGTGAAGATGCTCGACCCCCAGTTCGCCGGCCAGACCAAGGAGCGCCTGTCGTCGCGCACCGTGGCGGCCTTCGTTGCCGGGGTGGTCAAGGATGCCTTCTCGCTGTGGCTCAACCACCACGTCGACCAGGCCGAGGCGCTGGCCGAGCTGGTGATCAACGCCGCCCAGCGGCGCCAGAAGAGCGCCAAGAAGGTGGCGCGCAAGAAGGTCACCTCGGGCCCGGCCCTGCCGGGCAAGCTGGCCGACTGCTCCGGGCAGGACCCGGCCCAGGGCGAGCTGTTCCTGGTGGAGGGGGACTCCGCCGGGGGCAGTGCCAAGCAGGCACGCAACCGCGAGACCCAGGCGATCCTGCCGCTGCGCGGCAAGATCCTCAATACCTGGGAGGTCGAGTCCCACGATATCTACGGCTCCCAGGAGGTCCACGACATCGCAGTGGCGGTGGGGATGGACCCGGGCAGCGACGATCTCTCCAAGCTGCGCTACCACAAGATCTGCATTCTCGCCGATGCGGACTCCGACGGTCTGCATATCGCCACCCTGCTGTGTGCGCTCTTCGTGCGTCACTTCCCCACGCTGGTGGACGCCGGCCATGTCTACGTGGCCATGCCGCCGCTCTACCGCATCGACCTGGGCAAGGAGGTTCACTATGCCCTGGACGAGAGCGAGAAGGCGGCGATCCTGCGGCGGTTGGAGGGCAAGCGCGGCACGGTGAACGTGCAGCGCTTCAAGGGGCTGGGCGAGATGAGCCCGCTGCAGCTGCGCGAGACCACCATGGCGGTGGAGACCCGGCGCCTGGTGCAGCTCACCCGCGAAGTCGGCGACGGCACCATGGAGATGATGGACATGTTGCTGGCGAAGAAACGTGCCGGTGACCGCAAGAGCTGGCTCGAAGACTATGGCAACCTAGCGGACATAGAGGTCTAG
- the pgi gene encoding glucose-6-phosphate isomerase has product MSHSPIDRTAAWEVLAGHAGEMRKRHLHELFEDSQRGRTFTRKAAGLTLDLSKQRWSEATLERLLDLAREAGVPEAIEALLAGERVNVSENRPALHTALRLPSDASLVVEGEDLVPGVHATLAKLEAMVERFHTRQWRGATGHPIHDVVNLGVGGSDLGPLMVTHALADYRPADAAHIDVHFASTMDGSQLVDYLSRFNPETTLFVISSKSFTTIDTLSNARTARDWLLSRLVRDGNGGVDEAMVMRQHFIGVSAKPEKMSEWGIAEANQLEFWEWVGGRYSLWGAIGLPIALVVGMAHFRDFLAGAHAMDRHFAGAPLADNLPVLLALAGIWNVNFLDIRAHSILPYDGRLEYFAAYLEQLEMESNGKSATHDGREVAYSTCPVLWGQLGPNAQHAFYQLLHQGTQPVVCDFIAPLRRYDDVAEPETREHLKSQHRLTLANCFAQSRLLMLGDDAIDEPGERPGHKRYRGNQPSTTLLLDRLSPATLGALIALYEHKVYVQATIWGINPFDQWGVELGKQIAGETEEILANHAGGEHMDASTRALVAAVWQAEADDASRDER; this is encoded by the coding sequence ATGAGCCATTCCCCCATCGATCGGACGGCCGCTTGGGAAGTGTTGGCGGGACATGCGGGAGAGATGCGCAAGCGCCATCTGCATGAGCTGTTCGAGGATTCTCAGCGGGGCCGGACCTTCACAAGGAAGGCGGCGGGCCTGACCCTGGATCTCTCCAAGCAGCGCTGGTCCGAAGCGACCTTGGAACGGCTGCTCGACCTGGCCCGTGAGGCTGGCGTCCCGGAAGCCATCGAGGCATTGCTTGCCGGAGAACGCGTCAATGTCAGCGAGAATCGACCAGCCCTTCACACGGCGCTACGTTTGCCAAGCGATGCCTCACTGGTGGTGGAAGGGGAGGACCTGGTACCCGGCGTGCATGCCACCCTGGCTAAGCTCGAAGCCATGGTAGAGCGCTTTCACACTCGCCAGTGGCGAGGCGCTACCGGTCATCCGATCCACGATGTGGTCAACCTCGGGGTCGGTGGGTCGGATCTTGGGCCCTTGATGGTGACCCACGCTCTGGCTGACTATCGACCCGCCGATGCCGCCCATATCGATGTGCATTTCGCCTCGACCATGGATGGCTCCCAGCTGGTCGACTACCTGAGCCGCTTCAACCCCGAGACCACCCTTTTCGTGATCTCCTCAAAATCCTTTACCACCATCGATACGCTTTCCAACGCTCGTACCGCCCGTGACTGGCTGCTGTCGCGGCTGGTGCGTGACGGTAATGGCGGCGTGGACGAAGCGATGGTGATGCGCCAGCATTTCATTGGCGTCTCGGCAAAGCCCGAGAAGATGAGCGAATGGGGTATAGCCGAGGCCAATCAGCTCGAGTTCTGGGAGTGGGTGGGGGGGCGCTATTCGCTATGGGGCGCCATCGGCCTGCCCATCGCCCTGGTGGTCGGCATGGCTCACTTCCGTGACTTCCTCGCCGGTGCCCATGCCATGGACCGTCATTTCGCCGGAGCGCCTCTCGCCGACAACCTGCCGGTGCTGCTGGCCCTGGCGGGCATCTGGAACGTCAACTTCCTTGATATCCGTGCCCACTCGATCCTGCCCTACGACGGCCGGCTGGAGTATTTCGCCGCCTATCTCGAGCAACTGGAGATGGAGTCCAACGGCAAGTCGGCGACCCATGATGGCCGCGAGGTGGCTTATTCGACCTGCCCGGTGCTCTGGGGGCAGCTTGGCCCCAACGCGCAGCACGCCTTCTACCAGCTGCTGCACCAGGGCACCCAGCCGGTGGTCTGCGACTTCATCGCCCCGCTGCGGCGCTATGACGACGTCGCCGAACCGGAGACCCGAGAGCATCTCAAGTCGCAGCACCGCCTGACGCTCGCCAACTGCTTCGCCCAGTCGCGGCTCCTGATGCTGGGTGATGACGCCATCGACGAGCCGGGAGAACGACCCGGCCACAAGCGCTACCGGGGCAATCAGCCCTCCACCACGCTGCTGCTCGACCGCCTGTCCCCCGCCACCCTGGGAGCCCTGATCGCGTTGTATGAGCACAAGGTGTACGTGCAGGCGACGATCTGGGGGATCAATCCCTTCGATCAGTGGGGCGTCGAGCTTGGCAAGCAGATCGCTGGCGAGACCGAGGAGATCCTGGCCAATCACGCCGGTGGCGAACATATGGACGCCTCCACCCGGGCCCTGGTCGCGGCCGTCTGGCAGGCGGAAGCGGATGACGCGAGTCGTGACGAACGCTGA
- a CDS encoding TIGR02647 family protein has translation MPQPRFTTEQLEELNILCLYNLDTTQEGIKVHSSAAPEAIAAAARLYAKGLVTQADGGYMTPLGREAAQHAQDLLGLLDPADLTT, from the coding sequence ATGCCCCAACCGCGTTTCACTACCGAGCAACTCGAAGAGCTCAATATTCTCTGTCTTTACAATCTGGATACGACCCAGGAGGGGATCAAGGTTCACTCCAGCGCCGCCCCCGAGGCCATTGCCGCGGCAGCGCGCCTCTATGCCAAGGGCCTGGTGACACAGGCCGATGGCGGCTACATGACCCCGCTGGGCCGGGAAGCGGCCCAGCACGCCCAGGACCTGCTGGGCCTACTCGATCCGGCCGATCTGACTACCTGA
- the serB gene encoding phosphoserine phosphatase SerB: MTRRLLIRATGAARPGQLAGLGQAMARSGARLLDINQSVTFGMVSLEALVGLDRESDLESALSAAGDTLGLEIQAIQVSAEDYQRWSVQASEPRLILTLLAPHLPAGILAEVGALTAEHGLTVELIHRLSGREPLDGGVPRDHHTQGACVECWLRGEEVDLDALREKALALGAMHGVDIAIQEDSIWRRHRRLVCFDMDSTLIKAEVIDELARRHGVYDEVAEITERAMRGELDFQQSFRERMAKLKGLDETVLAEIADTLPMMDGVERLMYHLKRLGYRTVILSGGFTYFARHLQEKLGFDEVHANELLIENGKVTGEVREPILDANRKAALLREIAEREGLTLEQTIAVGDGANDLKMLATAGLGIAFRAKPLVRSQARQSISTLGIDAVLYLMGYRQVDLEDERR; this comes from the coding sequence ATGACACGACGACTGCTGATTCGCGCCACCGGCGCGGCACGACCCGGCCAGCTGGCCGGCCTGGGCCAGGCCATGGCGCGCAGCGGCGCGCGGCTGCTCGACATCAACCAGAGCGTGACCTTCGGCATGGTCTCGCTGGAGGCGCTGGTCGGGCTCGACCGGGAGAGCGACCTGGAGAGCGCCCTGAGTGCCGCCGGTGACACCCTGGGTCTCGAGATCCAGGCGATCCAGGTCAGCGCCGAGGATTACCAGCGCTGGAGCGTTCAGGCCAGCGAACCGCGACTGATCCTGACACTGCTGGCACCGCACCTGCCTGCCGGCATCCTCGCCGAGGTGGGGGCGCTCACCGCCGAGCATGGCCTGACCGTGGAGCTGATTCATCGTCTCTCAGGCCGTGAGCCGTTGGACGGTGGCGTACCCCGGGATCACCACACCCAGGGCGCCTGCGTCGAGTGCTGGCTGCGCGGCGAGGAAGTGGATCTCGACGCGCTGCGCGAGAAGGCGCTGGCACTCGGTGCCATGCATGGCGTCGACATCGCCATCCAGGAGGACTCCATCTGGCGCCGCCATCGCCGCTTGGTCTGCTTCGACATGGATTCGACCCTGATCAAGGCCGAGGTGATCGACGAGCTGGCGCGCCGCCATGGCGTCTACGACGAAGTGGCCGAGATCACCGAGCGTGCTATGCGTGGGGAGCTGGACTTTCAGCAGAGTTTCCGCGAGCGCATGGCCAAGCTCAAGGGCCTCGACGAGACCGTGCTCGCCGAGATCGCCGATACCCTGCCGATGATGGATGGTGTCGAGCGGCTGATGTACCACCTCAAGCGGCTGGGCTACCGCACGGTGATTCTGTCCGGTGGCTTCACCTACTTCGCCAGGCACTTGCAGGAGAAGCTCGGCTTCGACGAGGTGCATGCCAATGAGCTGCTGATCGAGAACGGCAAGGTGACCGGCGAGGTCCGCGAACCGATCCTCGATGCCAATCGCAAGGCCGCCCTGCTGCGGGAGATCGCCGAGCGCGAAGGCCTGACCCTGGAGCAGACCATCGCCGTGGGCGATGGCGCCAACGACCTGAAGATGCTTGCCACCGCGGGGCTGGGCATCGCCTTTCGCGCCAAGCCGCTGGTGCGCAGCCAGGCACGGCAGTCGATATCGACCCTGGGCATCGATGCCGTGCTCTACCTGATGGGCTATCGACAGGTGGACCTGGAAGACGAGAGACGCTGA
- a CDS encoding YqiA/YcfP family alpha/beta fold hydrolase, whose amino-acid sequence MLSAPKRRPSASGVLYLHGFNSGVGSPKAALVRLACKALGLRCDTPQLPHRPAAAYRLAEARLGELGPNPLVAGSSMGGFLATCLAERHDLPAVVINPAVRPVRLVTGWVDEVFVNAHTGERFAIGSSHLEELASLTPLSVSPERYLLLLGTADESLDPADAFDLYRGARSILHPGGDHAFGMLAEYLPAILAHGGHRLEPGRISDQDLDMDDA is encoded by the coding sequence ATGCTGAGTGCGCCGAAGCGCAGGCCGAGTGCCAGCGGTGTACTCTACCTCCATGGTTTCAACAGCGGCGTTGGCTCACCCAAGGCGGCGCTGGTGCGCTTGGCCTGCAAGGCATTGGGGCTGCGCTGCGATACGCCCCAGCTGCCGCACCGGCCGGCGGCCGCCTATCGGCTTGCCGAGGCACGACTCGGCGAGTTGGGGCCGAATCCGCTGGTGGCCGGCAGCTCCATGGGTGGGTTCCTGGCCACCTGCCTGGCCGAGCGCCATGACCTGCCCGCCGTAGTGATCAACCCGGCGGTGCGGCCGGTGCGCCTGGTGACGGGCTGGGTCGATGAGGTATTCGTCAACGCGCATACCGGCGAGCGTTTTGCCATCGGGTCGAGCCACCTCGAGGAACTGGCGAGCCTGACACCGCTGTCGGTCTCGCCCGAGCGCTATCTGCTGCTGCTGGGGACGGCCGACGAGAGCCTCGACCCGGCGGACGCCTTCGATCTCTACCGCGGTGCCCGGTCCATACTGCACCCCGGTGGCGATCATGCCTTCGGCATGCTGGCAGAGTATCTTCCAGCGATTCTCGCCCACGGTGGCCACCGCCTGGAGCCCGGGCGCATTTCCGATCAGGATCTGGATATGGACGACGCATGA
- the parC gene encoding DNA topoisomerase IV subunit A, whose product MTMDIQVAEGDVERLSLREYTEKAYLDYSMYVILDRALPHIGDGMKPVQRRIIYAMRELALGANAKYKKSARTVGDVLGKFHPHGDSACYEAMVLMAQPFSYRYPLVDGQGNWGSPDDPKSFAAMRYTEARLSKFAEVLLAELGQGTVDWTPNFDGTMNEPVVLPARLPHVLLNGGTGIAVGMATDIPPHNVSEVVEATCHLLRNPDATTADLVEFLPAPDFPSKAEIITPRADLRKLYECGRGSVKLRARYVLEEGKVVVTALPYQVSGSKILEQIAAQMNAKKLPMVADLRDESTHEDPTRLVIEPRSNRVDIEALMAHLFATTDLEKNIRVNLNVIGLDGRPRVMPLPDMLGEWLRFRRATVRRRLEHRLGKVEDRLHILEGLLAAYLNLDEVIRIIREEDEPKAELMRAFALTDRQAEAILELRLRHLAKLEEMKIRGEQDALEEERKRLQELLGNEAALTDLIEEEIREAGREHGDARRAPIVEREESRALSEVELMGADPITVVLSEKGWIRAAKGHDIDPEGLSYKSGDSFALVARGKTNQPLVLLDDTGRAYTLAAHNLPSARSQGEPVTGRANVVAGAHMAGVMLAPPTTRYLLASDGGYGFVARLEDLTGKNKSGKSVLSVPKGCRVMAPIQVPEGQGSYVAAVSNEGRLLLFPLDQLPEMAKGKGNKMIDIPGARAARREELVRDITVLPEGAALVIHSGKRKLTLKAGELDYYRGERGRRGSKLPRGLQKVDRLESSAD is encoded by the coding sequence ATGACCATGGATATCCAGGTGGCGGAGGGCGACGTCGAACGCCTCTCGCTGCGCGAATACACCGAGAAGGCGTACCTCGACTACTCGATGTACGTGATCCTCGACCGGGCGCTGCCGCATATCGGCGACGGCATGAAGCCGGTGCAGCGGCGCATCATCTATGCCATGCGCGAGCTGGCGCTGGGTGCCAACGCCAAGTACAAGAAGTCGGCGCGTACCGTCGGCGATGTGCTGGGCAAGTTCCATCCCCACGGCGACAGCGCCTGCTACGAGGCGATGGTCTTGATGGCCCAGCCGTTCAGCTACCGCTACCCGCTGGTGGACGGCCAGGGCAACTGGGGTAGCCCCGACGATCCCAAGTCCTTCGCCGCCATGCGTTACACCGAGGCGCGGCTGTCCAAGTTTGCCGAGGTGCTGCTCGCCGAACTGGGCCAGGGCACCGTGGACTGGACCCCCAATTTCGACGGCACCATGAACGAGCCGGTGGTGCTGCCGGCGCGGCTGCCCCATGTGCTGCTCAACGGCGGCACCGGCATCGCCGTGGGCATGGCCACCGATATACCGCCGCACAACGTCAGCGAAGTGGTCGAGGCCACCTGTCACCTGCTGCGTAACCCGGATGCCACCACGGCGGACCTGGTCGAGTTCCTGCCCGCCCCCGACTTCCCCTCCAAGGCCGAGATCATCACGCCCCGTGCCGACCTGCGCAAACTCTACGAGTGCGGCCGTGGCTCGGTGAAGCTGCGGGCACGCTACGTCCTGGAGGAGGGAAAGGTCGTGGTCACCGCGCTGCCCTACCAGGTCAGCGGCTCCAAGATCCTGGAGCAGATCGCCGCCCAGATGAACGCCAAGAAGCTGCCCATGGTGGCGGACCTGCGCGACGAATCGACCCACGAGGACCCGACACGGCTGGTGATCGAGCCGCGCTCCAACCGGGTCGATATCGAGGCACTGATGGCGCACCTGTTCGCCACCACCGATCTCGAGAAGAACATCCGCGTCAATCTCAATGTCATCGGCCTCGACGGCCGGCCGCGGGTGATGCCGCTGCCCGACATGCTCGGCGAGTGGCTGCGTTTTCGCCGCGCCACGGTCCGCCGGCGCCTGGAGCATCGCCTGGGCAAGGTGGAGGACCGGCTGCACATCCTCGAGGGCCTGCTGGCGGCCTACCTCAATCTCGACGAGGTGATTCGCATCATCCGCGAGGAGGATGAACCCAAGGCCGAGCTGATGCGTGCCTTCGCACTCACCGATCGCCAGGCCGAAGCGATACTCGAACTGCGCCTGCGCCACCTGGCCAAGCTCGAGGAGATGAAGATCCGTGGCGAGCAGGATGCCCTGGAGGAGGAACGCAAGCGCCTTCAGGAACTGCTCGGCAATGAAGCCGCCTTGACCGACCTGATCGAGGAGGAGATCCGCGAGGCGGGGCGTGAGCACGGCGATGCGCGGCGTGCGCCGATCGTCGAGCGCGAGGAATCCCGGGCGCTGTCCGAGGTCGAGCTGATGGGGGCCGACCCCATCACCGTGGTGCTCTCCGAGAAGGGCTGGATTCGGGCCGCCAAGGGACATGACATCGACCCCGAAGGGCTCTCCTACAAGTCCGGCGACAGCTTTGCGCTGGTGGCCCGGGGCAAGACGAATCAGCCGCTGGTATTGCTCGACGACACGGGACGAGCCTATACCCTGGCGGCCCACAATTTGCCCAGCGCCAGGAGCCAGGGCGAGCCGGTGACCGGACGGGCGAACGTCGTCGCGGGAGCCCACATGGCTGGGGTCATGCTGGCCCCGCCGACCACCCGCTATCTGCTCGCGTCCGATGGCGGCTACGGTTTCGTGGCGCGCCTCGAAGATCTGACCGGCAAGAACAAGTCGGGCAAGTCGGTGCTCTCGGTGCCCAAGGGCTGTCGTGTGATGGCGCCGATTCAGGTGCCGGAGGGGCAGGGCAGCTACGTGGCGGCGGTATCCAACGAGGGGCGCCTGCTGCTCTTCCCGCTCGACCAGCTGCCCGAGATGGCCAAGGGCAAGGGCAACAAGATGATCGATATTCCCGGCGCCCGCGCCGCTCGCCGCGAGGAACTGGTGCGCGATATCACCGTGCTGCCGGAAGGGGCCGCGCTGGTGATCCATTCCGGCAAGCGCAAGTTGACGCTCAAGGCCGGCGAACTGGATTATTATCGTGGTGAGCGTGGCCGGCGTGGCAGCAAGCTGCCCCGCGGCCTGCAGAAGGTCGATAGGCTAGAAAGCTCGGCAGACTAA
- a CDS encoding SDR family oxidoreductase, with product MSEQKQPPQEQSSQPGDEHAMAPRPEFIRQSYRGADKLKDKVAIITGGDSGIGRAVAVHYAREGADSVIVHLDEETDARETQALVEAEGRRCLVLKGDVGEPDFCHDIVNEAMAEFGKVNILVHNSAEQYDWDDITDIPPEQLQRTFQTNVFSHFYLTQAALPHMHEGDVIICTSSINAFKGNDTLIDYTATKGAIQGLVRSLAMALVDRGIRVNAVAPGPVWTPLIPASFPEEKVARFGGQVPMDRAGQPSEMGPAYVYLACEESSYMSGQTLHLNGGVVLNT from the coding sequence ATGAGCGAACAGAAACAGCCTCCCCAGGAGCAGTCATCGCAGCCGGGCGATGAACATGCCATGGCGCCCAGGCCCGAATTCATTCGCCAGAGCTACCGCGGCGCCGACAAGCTCAAGGACAAGGTGGCGATCATTACCGGCGGCGACAGCGGCATTGGTCGTGCCGTTGCCGTGCATTATGCCCGCGAGGGGGCCGATAGCGTGATCGTACACCTGGATGAAGAGACCGATGCACGGGAAACCCAGGCCCTGGTCGAAGCCGAAGGACGCCGTTGCCTGGTGCTGAAAGGCGACGTGGGCGAGCCGGATTTCTGCCATGACATCGTCAACGAGGCCATGGCAGAATTCGGCAAGGTCAATATCCTGGTACACAACTCAGCCGAGCAGTACGACTGGGATGACATCACTGATATCCCGCCGGAGCAGCTGCAGCGCACCTTCCAGACCAACGTCTTCAGCCACTTCTACCTGACCCAGGCGGCGCTTCCCCATATGCACGAGGGAGACGTGATCATCTGTACCTCTTCGATCAACGCCTTCAAGGGCAACGACACCCTGATCGACTACACCGCCACCAAGGGGGCCATTCAGGGGCTGGTTCGCTCCCTGGCCATGGCACTGGTGGACCGGGGAATCCGAGTCAACGCCGTGGCGCCCGGCCCGGTTTGGACACCGCTGATTCCGGCGAGTTTCCCCGAGGAAAAGGTGGCCAGGTTCGGCGGCCAGGTACCGATGGACCGGGCTGGCCAACCCTCCGAGATGGGCCCCGCCTATGTCTATCTAGCCTGCGAGGAGTCCTCCTACATGAGCGGCCAGACATTGCACCTCAACGGCGGGGTCGTACTCAATACCTGA